Genomic DNA from Corynebacterium kroppenstedtii:
AGGCGCAGGCGCGCCAGGCAAACCAGGCGCTAAAGCCCCCGCTGCGAATAAGCCCGGTGGCCCGAAAGCGCCGGGCAACAAGAAATCGGGCACTGGCAAGGCCGGGAATGGGAAGACCGGCAAAAATGGGGCCAAGAAGTCCGGGAAGAAGGACTCGAAGAAGCAGCGCGAACCGATCATGATCGGTGAAAAAAGTCTGATGCAGTGGGGCAAGATCGCTGGCCTTGTTGCAGCTGGACTTATTGTCCTTGGAATCATCGTGGTTGTTGCCGCGCGATGGCTGATGAGCCTGGATGCTGTCTCTCGATGGGTGGACAGGTATCCCGGCGACTATGATCCATCGCCGGAGCCAGATCCTGGTTTCCCGTTGTGGGCTCGATGGCAGCATTACCTCAATTTCTTCTTCATGTTGTTGATCATCCGTACCGGTCTGCAAGTGCGGCACCAACAAAAGCCTCCTGCCGTGTGGCAATCGAAGCGTGGAGGTAAGAAAATCAGCATTTTCTTGTGGTTGCACACCTCAATTGATGTGTTATGGCTGATCAACGGTGTGGTATTTGTTGTGCTCTTGTTCTCCACGGGGCATTGGGCGCGTCTCGTACCCACCAGTTGGAAAGTCTTCCCGAACGCCTTGTCTGCAGCACTGCAGTATGCGTCATTCGATTGGCCAGCGGAACACGGTTGGGAGAACTTCAATAGTTTGCAGCAAATCATGTACTTCCTGGTGATCTTCATCGCTGCGCCTTTAGCTGCGATCTCGGGAGTGCGCATGAGCGAATGGTGGCCGAAAAAGGCAAAAACCCTGAATAAGCTGTACCCAGCCCCGGTCGCCCGTCATATTCACTACCCGACGATGATCTTCTTCGTTTTCTTCGTTTTCATTCACGTCTTCCTCGTCTTCACGACGGGCTTCCGCGAAAACCTCAATCACATGTTCGCTGGTAATGACTCAGCGAATTGGGGTGGTTTCCTCTGGTTCATTGGTGGCCTTGCTGTCGCAGTGGCTGCGGTGATGGCCGCACGACCGCTCGTCTTGGCTCCGATCGCAAGTCGTTTTGGGCAAGTGAGCGCACGCTAGAACTCACATTTAGTTATCAGATTGAGAATCTATTCGCCGTCGATAGGTAGATGATCGACGGCGAATCGTGCGTTTTTGGCATTTTTTTAACACGTGTTGGCATGTGTTTGAGCCGTTGCCGAGAGTGATTGTCAGTGTAATTGTGGCTCCTTCCTGGGGTGTTGGGGATGCGAATCGGGGGGTACTAGTGTGTGGGAGGATCACAAGCGTTTCGGGCGAAGGCCCGGTGTAGACGTTGGCGATGATGACGCGGTCGCGCCCGTTGGTTCACCTGTTTACGCGTGAGTAGAAAGTCTCGATTTTTTGCTTGCACTGCAGATATTGATCGTCTTGGCGGCTATTGTCCTGGGGGCCCGTTTAGGTTCAATAGCAATCGGCTTCGCCGGCGGTCTGGGGGTACTTCTCCTCGGACTGGCCGGGGTTCCGGTGTCCAGTGAACAAATCCCGTTTGACGTCATTAGCATCATTATGTCCGTTATTTCGGCAATTGCGGCCATGCAGTTGGCCGGAGGAATGGACTACCTGGTTCATGCTGCTGAACGTTTCTTGCGGAAAAATCCGAAACGAGTTACATTCCTTGCCCCGATTGTCACGTATCTAATGACGTTATTGGCCGGTACAGGCCATACCGCTTTCTCGACGCTTCCGGTCATCGCCGAAGTAGCTAAAGAGGGTGGTGTTCGACCGTCTAGGCCGTTATCCATTTCTGTTGTCGCCTCCCAGATAGCGATTACCGCGTCGCCGATTTCGGCCGCGGTCGTTTTGATGGCGTCGTTGATGGAGCCTCACGGGGTGAGCTATCTGACGCTCCTCGCTGTGGTTATTCCATCTACCTTCTTGGCTATTTTTCCCGCGGCGTTCATTACTAATCACCTTGGGAAAGAACTCAGCGATGATCCGATTTATCAAGATCGGCTAGCTAAAGGGTTGGCAAAGCGCACACAAGGCCGGAAAGCTTATGTCCCCACGAAAAATTCCAAGCTTTCGGTGTGGATTTTTCTCGTCGCAATTATTGCGGTCATGGTCTACGCGACCCTGATTTCTGACCAAGTGGGATTAATTTCACATCCGACATTGCCCCGGAATGAAGCCATCATTTCATTGATGTTGGCAACAGCCACGATCATTACGCTTGTCTGTAAGCTACCCGCCGCTGAAGTGTTGACGACTCAGGTGTTTAAGTCGGGCATGTCTGCGTGCATATGTGTGATGGGTGTTGCGTGGCTGGGTACAACCATTATCGACGCGCACTTGGACCAGATTAAAGATCTAGCCGGGAATGTGTTGACGGACTATCCGTGGATGCTCGCTGTGGTGTTGTTCCTTGCTGCGGCCTTGTTGTACTCCCAGGCGGCTACGACGAAGGCTCTCATGCCAGCGGCATTGGCGGTGGGCGTAAGCCCAGTCATAGCGGTGGCATCGTTCGCAGCAGTAAGTTCTTTGTTTATTTTGCCGACGTACCCAACACTTCTCGCGGCGGTGGAAATGGACGATACTGGAACCACGCGGATCGGAAAATACGTGTTTAACCACCCGTTCCTTATTCCCGGCACGGTGGCGATTGCAACCGCGGTTGGTATTGGCTTTGTTTTGGGAGAACTTCTGATTTAAACCGCCAGGCGCCGTCGTCCGAGGTTCCTCGTCGGAGAGGTGTGGCAAAGCTATGACTGGCCAGTGTGGTCTCTGTCTTTGTGGATCAAAATTTCGAGACCTTTACCCTGAAGACCGAGTGTTATCTATATGCCCTTGGTTTTCAGCACCCACTAAACCGCGGACTTCATGGCGGCACAGTGATCAAGGGGACCCACAGGACTACCTCGCTAGCCACCATTGCTTAACCTTCACTCCTATCAGGTTTAAAACCAATACAATATAAAGCGTTTTATCGGGCCTGACTGGGGAAAAGAAGGGTGGTGGCTAAAAATGTCTACTTTTACTGTCAC
This window encodes:
- a CDS encoding cytochrome b/b6 domain-containing protein, whose product is MSPVPPPPPGSPSPSEASKKRAPAESGSDDTSKEAVEPREVDSAVTQGDDAGSGDKPKLSAKSQAPGAPTAPGAPKAPGAPKASSTSGDVKEGGAPSAPKTAKAPGAPKAPTSAKTGGAPQAPGAPKAPTSAKTGGAPKAPGAPQAPSAPSAPKAPGAAKTPSAPGAPKAPTAAGAAAPGAPSKPGAKKPGAQGKPGKPGAGAPGKPGAKAPAANKPGGPKAPGNKKSGTGKAGNGKTGKNGAKKSGKKDSKKQREPIMIGEKSLMQWGKIAGLVAAGLIVLGIIVVVAARWLMSLDAVSRWVDRYPGDYDPSPEPDPGFPLWARWQHYLNFFFMLLIIRTGLQVRHQQKPPAVWQSKRGGKKISIFLWLHTSIDVLWLINGVVFVVLLFSTGHWARLVPTSWKVFPNALSAALQYASFDWPAEHGWENFNSLQQIMYFLVIFIAAPLAAISGVRMSEWWPKKAKTLNKLYPAPVARHIHYPTMIFFVFFVFIHVFLVFTTGFRENLNHMFAGNDSANWGGFLWFIGGLAVAVAAVMAARPLVLAPIASRFGQVSAR
- a CDS encoding anaerobic C4-dicarboxylate transporter; translated protein: MLALQILIVLAAIVLGARLGSIAIGFAGGLGVLLLGLAGVPVSSEQIPFDVISIIMSVISAIAAMQLAGGMDYLVHAAERFLRKNPKRVTFLAPIVTYLMTLLAGTGHTAFSTLPVIAEVAKEGGVRPSRPLSISVVASQIAITASPISAAVVLMASLMEPHGVSYLTLLAVVIPSTFLAIFPAAFITNHLGKELSDDPIYQDRLAKGLAKRTQGRKAYVPTKNSKLSVWIFLVAIIAVMVYATLISDQVGLISHPTLPRNEAIISLMLATATIITLVCKLPAAEVLTTQVFKSGMSACICVMGVAWLGTTIIDAHLDQIKDLAGNVLTDYPWMLAVVLFLAAALLYSQAATTKALMPAALAVGVSPVIAVASFAAVSSLFILPTYPTLLAAVEMDDTGTTRIGKYVFNHPFLIPGTVAIATAVGIGFVLGELLI